In a genomic window of Piliocolobus tephrosceles isolate RC106 chromosome 1, ASM277652v3, whole genome shotgun sequence:
- the FCRL6 gene encoding Fc receptor-like protein 6 isoform X8, whose translation MNVAIFRTGPMLLWTAVLLFVPCVGKTAWLYLQAWPNPVFEGDALTLQCQGWKNTPLSQVKFYRDGKFLHSPKKTQTLSMEAATVQSSGQYSCTGQVMYIPQIFTLTSETVMVQVQELFPPPVLSASPSPEPREGSLVTLRCQTKLHPLRSTLRLLFSFHKDSHTLQDRGPHPELCIPGVKEGDSGLYWCEVALKGGQVQKQSPQLGVRVQVKSEQDAGNYSCEAENGVSRERSEPKKLSLKGSQVLSIPTSSNWLVPWLPVSLLGMMVIAAALLVYLRPWRKAGPLPSQIPPPAPGGEQCPLYANVQHQKEKDEGIVYSVVHRTSKRSEARPAEFAAERKDSPIIYAEVRCLQPSEVSSKEVNIRSTLQESLGDCEEVLC comes from the exons ATGAATGTTGCCATCTTTAG GACAGGCCCCATGCTACTTTGGACGGCTGTGCTGCTCTTTG TTCcctgtgttgggaaaactg CCTGGCTGTACCTCCAAGCCTGGCCAAACCCTGTGTTTGAAGGAGATGCCCTGACTCTGCAATGTCAGGGATGGAAGAATACACCACTGTCTCAGGTGAAGTTCTACAGAGATGGAAAATTCCTTCATTCCCCTAAGAAAACCCAGACTCTGTCCATGGAAGCAGCAACAGTGCAGAGCAGTGGCCAGTACAGCTGCACTGGGCAGGTGATGTATATTCCACAGATATTCACACTAACTTCAGAAACTGTCATGGTTCAAGTCCAAG AGCTGTTCCCACCTCCTGTGCTGAGTGCCTCCCCCTCTCCTGAGCCCCGAGAGGGTAGCCTGGTGACCCTGAGATGTCAGACAAAGCTGCATCCCCTGAGGTCAACCTTGAggctccttttctccttccacaAGGACAGCCACACCTTGCAAGACAGGGGCCCTCATCCAGAACTCTGCATCCCAGGAGTCAAGGAGGGAGACTCCGGGCTTTACTGGTGTGAGGTGGCCCTCAAGGGTGGCCAGGTCCAGAAGCAGAGCCCCCAGCTGGGGGTCAGAGTGCAGG tGAAGTCAGAGCAGGATGCTGGGAACTATTCCTGCGAGGCTGAGAACGGTGTCTCCAGAGAGAGGAGTGAGCCCAAGAAGCTCTCTCTGAAGG GTTCTCAAGTCTtgtccattcccaccagcagcaacTGGCTGGTTCCTTGGCTGCCTGTGAGCCTGCTTGGCATGATGGTCATTGCTGCTGCACTTCTGGTTTATTTGAGACCCTGGAGAAAAGCTG GGCCCCTTCCATCCCAGATaccacccccagctccaggtgGAGAGCAGTGCCCACTATATGCCAATG TGCAAcaccagaaagagaaagatgaaggtaTTGTCTACTCTGTGGTGCATAGAACCTCAAAGAGGAGTGAGG CCAGGCCTGCTGAGTTCGCCGCGGAGAGAAAG GACAGTCCTATCATCTATGCAGAGGTGAGATGCCTGCAGCCCAGTGAGGTTTCATCCAAGGAGGTGAATATAAGAAGCACCCTCCAAGAATCCCTTGGCGACTGTGAGGAAGTTCTCTGCTAG
- the FCRL6 gene encoding Fc receptor-like protein 6 isoform X9, with protein sequence MNVAIFRTGPMLLWTAVLLFVPCVGKTAWLYLQAWPNPVFEGDALTLQCQGWKNTPLSQVKFYRDGKFLHSPKKTQTLSMEAATVQSSGQYSCTGQDSHTLQDRGPHPELCIPGVKEGDSGLYWCEVALKGGQVQKQSPQLGVRVQAPVSCPVLTLHHGPTDPAVGDMVQLLCEAQRGSPPILYLFYLDEKIVGNHSAPCGGNASLLFPVKSEQDAGNYSCEAENGVSRERSEPKKLSLKGSQVLSIPTSSNWLVPWLPVSLLGMMVIAAALLVYLRPWRKAGPLPSQIPPPAPGGEQCPLYANVQHQKEKDEGIVYSVVHRTSKRSEARPAEFAAERKDSPIIYAEVRCLQPSEVSSKEVNIRSTLQESLGDCEEVLC encoded by the exons ATGAATGTTGCCATCTTTAG GACAGGCCCCATGCTACTTTGGACGGCTGTGCTGCTCTTTG TTCcctgtgttgggaaaactg CCTGGCTGTACCTCCAAGCCTGGCCAAACCCTGTGTTTGAAGGAGATGCCCTGACTCTGCAATGTCAGGGATGGAAGAATACACCACTGTCTCAGGTGAAGTTCTACAGAGATGGAAAATTCCTTCATTCCCCTAAGAAAACCCAGACTCTGTCCATGGAAGCAGCAACAGTGCAGAGCAGTGGCCAGTACAGCTGCACTGGGCAG GACAGCCACACCTTGCAAGACAGGGGCCCTCATCCAGAACTCTGCATCCCAGGAGTCAAGGAGGGAGACTCCGGGCTTTACTGGTGTGAGGTGGCCCTCAAGGGTGGCCAGGTCCAGAAGCAGAGCCCCCAGCTGGGGGTCAGAGTGCAGG CTCCTGTGTCCTGTCCTGTGCTCACTCTGCACCACGGACCCACTGACCCTGCTGTGGGGGACATGGTGCAGCTCCTCTGTGAGGCCCAGAGGGGCTCCCCTCCAATCCTGTACTTGTTCTACCTTGATGAGAAGATTGTGGGGAACCACTCAGCTCCCTGTGGTGGAAatgcctccctcctcttcccagtGAAGTCAGAGCAGGATGCTGGGAACTATTCCTGCGAGGCTGAGAACGGTGTCTCCAGAGAGAGGAGTGAGCCCAAGAAGCTCTCTCTGAAGG GTTCTCAAGTCTtgtccattcccaccagcagcaacTGGCTGGTTCCTTGGCTGCCTGTGAGCCTGCTTGGCATGATGGTCATTGCTGCTGCACTTCTGGTTTATTTGAGACCCTGGAGAAAAGCTG GGCCCCTTCCATCCCAGATaccacccccagctccaggtgGAGAGCAGTGCCCACTATATGCCAATG TGCAAcaccagaaagagaaagatgaaggtaTTGTCTACTCTGTGGTGCATAGAACCTCAAAGAGGAGTGAGG CCAGGCCTGCTGAGTTCGCCGCGGAGAGAAAG GACAGTCCTATCATCTATGCAGAGGTGAGATGCCTGCAGCCCAGTGAGGTTTCATCCAAGGAGGTGAATATAAGAAGCACCCTCCAAGAATCCCTTGGCGACTGTGAGGAAGTTCTCTGCTAG
- the FCRL6 gene encoding Fc receptor-like protein 6 isoform X5 encodes MLPSLAWLYLQAWPNPVFEGDALTLQCQGWKNTPLSQVKFYRDGKFLHSPKKTQTLSMEAATVQSSGQYSCTGQVMYIPQIFTLTSETVMVQVQELFPPPVLSASPSPEPREGSLVTLRCQTKLHPLRSTLRLLFSFHKDSHTLQDRGPHPELCIPGVKEGDSGLYWCEVALKGGQVQKQSPQLGVRVQAPVSCPVLTLHHGPTDPAVGDMVQLLCEAQRGSPPILYLFYLDEKIVGNHSAPCGGNASLLFPVKSEQDAGNYSCEAENGVSRERSEPKKLSLKGSQVLSIPTSSNWLVPWLPVSLLGMMVIAAALLVYLRPWRKAGPLPSQIPPPAPGGEQCPLYANVQHQKEKDEGIVYSVVHRTSKRSEARPAEFAAERKDSPIIYAEVRCLQPSEVSSKEVNIRSTLQESLGDCEEVLC; translated from the exons ATGTTGCCATCTTTAG CCTGGCTGTACCTCCAAGCCTGGCCAAACCCTGTGTTTGAAGGAGATGCCCTGACTCTGCAATGTCAGGGATGGAAGAATACACCACTGTCTCAGGTGAAGTTCTACAGAGATGGAAAATTCCTTCATTCCCCTAAGAAAACCCAGACTCTGTCCATGGAAGCAGCAACAGTGCAGAGCAGTGGCCAGTACAGCTGCACTGGGCAGGTGATGTATATTCCACAGATATTCACACTAACTTCAGAAACTGTCATGGTTCAAGTCCAAG AGCTGTTCCCACCTCCTGTGCTGAGTGCCTCCCCCTCTCCTGAGCCCCGAGAGGGTAGCCTGGTGACCCTGAGATGTCAGACAAAGCTGCATCCCCTGAGGTCAACCTTGAggctccttttctccttccacaAGGACAGCCACACCTTGCAAGACAGGGGCCCTCATCCAGAACTCTGCATCCCAGGAGTCAAGGAGGGAGACTCCGGGCTTTACTGGTGTGAGGTGGCCCTCAAGGGTGGCCAGGTCCAGAAGCAGAGCCCCCAGCTGGGGGTCAGAGTGCAGG CTCCTGTGTCCTGTCCTGTGCTCACTCTGCACCACGGACCCACTGACCCTGCTGTGGGGGACATGGTGCAGCTCCTCTGTGAGGCCCAGAGGGGCTCCCCTCCAATCCTGTACTTGTTCTACCTTGATGAGAAGATTGTGGGGAACCACTCAGCTCCCTGTGGTGGAAatgcctccctcctcttcccagtGAAGTCAGAGCAGGATGCTGGGAACTATTCCTGCGAGGCTGAGAACGGTGTCTCCAGAGAGAGGAGTGAGCCCAAGAAGCTCTCTCTGAAGG GTTCTCAAGTCTtgtccattcccaccagcagcaacTGGCTGGTTCCTTGGCTGCCTGTGAGCCTGCTTGGCATGATGGTCATTGCTGCTGCACTTCTGGTTTATTTGAGACCCTGGAGAAAAGCTG GGCCCCTTCCATCCCAGATaccacccccagctccaggtgGAGAGCAGTGCCCACTATATGCCAATG TGCAAcaccagaaagagaaagatgaaggtaTTGTCTACTCTGTGGTGCATAGAACCTCAAAGAGGAGTGAGG CCAGGCCTGCTGAGTTCGCCGCGGAGAGAAAG GACAGTCCTATCATCTATGCAGAGGTGAGATGCCTGCAGCCCAGTGAGGTTTCATCCAAGGAGGTGAATATAAGAAGCACCCTCCAAGAATCCCTTGGCGACTGTGAGGAAGTTCTCTGCTAG
- the FCRL6 gene encoding Fc receptor-like protein 6 isoform X2 — translation MLPSLGPMLLWTAVLLFVPCVGKTAWLYLQAWPNPVFEGDALTLQCQGWKNTPLSQVKFYRDGKFLHSPKKTQTLSMEAATVQSSGQYSCTGQVMYIPQIFTLTSETVMVQVQELFPPPVLSASPSPEPREGSLVTLRCQTKLHPLRSTLRLLFSFHKDSHTLQDRGPHPELCIPGVKEGDSGLYWCEVALKGGQVQKQSPQLGVRVQAPVSCPVLTLHHGPTDPAVGDMVQLLCEAQRGSPPILYLFYLDEKIVGNHSAPCGGNASLLFPVKSEQDAGNYSCEAENGVSRERSEPKKLSLKGSQVLSIPTSSNWLVPWLPVSLLGMMVIAAALLVYLRPWRKAGPLPSQIPPPAPGGEQCPLYANVQHQKEKDEGIVYSVVHRTSKRSEARPAEFAAERKDSPIIYAEVRCLQPSEVSSKEVNIRSTLQESLGDCEEVLC, via the exons ATGTTGCCATCTTTAG GCCCCATGCTACTTTGGACGGCTGTGCTGCTCTTTG TTCcctgtgttgggaaaactg CCTGGCTGTACCTCCAAGCCTGGCCAAACCCTGTGTTTGAAGGAGATGCCCTGACTCTGCAATGTCAGGGATGGAAGAATACACCACTGTCTCAGGTGAAGTTCTACAGAGATGGAAAATTCCTTCATTCCCCTAAGAAAACCCAGACTCTGTCCATGGAAGCAGCAACAGTGCAGAGCAGTGGCCAGTACAGCTGCACTGGGCAGGTGATGTATATTCCACAGATATTCACACTAACTTCAGAAACTGTCATGGTTCAAGTCCAAG AGCTGTTCCCACCTCCTGTGCTGAGTGCCTCCCCCTCTCCTGAGCCCCGAGAGGGTAGCCTGGTGACCCTGAGATGTCAGACAAAGCTGCATCCCCTGAGGTCAACCTTGAggctccttttctccttccacaAGGACAGCCACACCTTGCAAGACAGGGGCCCTCATCCAGAACTCTGCATCCCAGGAGTCAAGGAGGGAGACTCCGGGCTTTACTGGTGTGAGGTGGCCCTCAAGGGTGGCCAGGTCCAGAAGCAGAGCCCCCAGCTGGGGGTCAGAGTGCAGG CTCCTGTGTCCTGTCCTGTGCTCACTCTGCACCACGGACCCACTGACCCTGCTGTGGGGGACATGGTGCAGCTCCTCTGTGAGGCCCAGAGGGGCTCCCCTCCAATCCTGTACTTGTTCTACCTTGATGAGAAGATTGTGGGGAACCACTCAGCTCCCTGTGGTGGAAatgcctccctcctcttcccagtGAAGTCAGAGCAGGATGCTGGGAACTATTCCTGCGAGGCTGAGAACGGTGTCTCCAGAGAGAGGAGTGAGCCCAAGAAGCTCTCTCTGAAGG GTTCTCAAGTCTtgtccattcccaccagcagcaacTGGCTGGTTCCTTGGCTGCCTGTGAGCCTGCTTGGCATGATGGTCATTGCTGCTGCACTTCTGGTTTATTTGAGACCCTGGAGAAAAGCTG GGCCCCTTCCATCCCAGATaccacccccagctccaggtgGAGAGCAGTGCCCACTATATGCCAATG TGCAAcaccagaaagagaaagatgaaggtaTTGTCTACTCTGTGGTGCATAGAACCTCAAAGAGGAGTGAGG CCAGGCCTGCTGAGTTCGCCGCGGAGAGAAAG GACAGTCCTATCATCTATGCAGAGGTGAGATGCCTGCAGCCCAGTGAGGTTTCATCCAAGGAGGTGAATATAAGAAGCACCCTCCAAGAATCCCTTGGCGACTGTGAGGAAGTTCTCTGCTAG
- the FCRL6 gene encoding Fc receptor-like protein 6 isoform X6: MNVAIFRTGPMLLWTAVLLFVPCVGKTAWLYLQAWPNPVFEGDALTLQCQGWKNTPLSQVKFYRDGKFLHSPKKTQTLSMEAATVQSSGQYSCTGQVMYIPQIFTLTSETVMVQVQELFPPPVLSASPSPEPREGSLVTLRCQTKLHPLRSTLRLLFSFHKDSHTLQDRGPHPELCIPGVKEGDSGLYWCEVALKGGQVQKQSPQLGVRVQAPVSCPVLTLHHGPTDPAVGDMVQLLCEAQRGSPPILYLFYLDEKIVGNHSAPCGGNASLLFPVKSEQDAGNYSCEAENGVSRERSEPKKLSLKGPLPSQIPPPAPGGEQCPLYANVQHQKEKDEGIVYSVVHRTSKRSEARPAEFAAERKDSPIIYAEVRCLQPSEVSSKEVNIRSTLQESLGDCEEVLC, encoded by the exons ATGAATGTTGCCATCTTTAG GACAGGCCCCATGCTACTTTGGACGGCTGTGCTGCTCTTTG TTCcctgtgttgggaaaactg CCTGGCTGTACCTCCAAGCCTGGCCAAACCCTGTGTTTGAAGGAGATGCCCTGACTCTGCAATGTCAGGGATGGAAGAATACACCACTGTCTCAGGTGAAGTTCTACAGAGATGGAAAATTCCTTCATTCCCCTAAGAAAACCCAGACTCTGTCCATGGAAGCAGCAACAGTGCAGAGCAGTGGCCAGTACAGCTGCACTGGGCAGGTGATGTATATTCCACAGATATTCACACTAACTTCAGAAACTGTCATGGTTCAAGTCCAAG AGCTGTTCCCACCTCCTGTGCTGAGTGCCTCCCCCTCTCCTGAGCCCCGAGAGGGTAGCCTGGTGACCCTGAGATGTCAGACAAAGCTGCATCCCCTGAGGTCAACCTTGAggctccttttctccttccacaAGGACAGCCACACCTTGCAAGACAGGGGCCCTCATCCAGAACTCTGCATCCCAGGAGTCAAGGAGGGAGACTCCGGGCTTTACTGGTGTGAGGTGGCCCTCAAGGGTGGCCAGGTCCAGAAGCAGAGCCCCCAGCTGGGGGTCAGAGTGCAGG CTCCTGTGTCCTGTCCTGTGCTCACTCTGCACCACGGACCCACTGACCCTGCTGTGGGGGACATGGTGCAGCTCCTCTGTGAGGCCCAGAGGGGCTCCCCTCCAATCCTGTACTTGTTCTACCTTGATGAGAAGATTGTGGGGAACCACTCAGCTCCCTGTGGTGGAAatgcctccctcctcttcccagtGAAGTCAGAGCAGGATGCTGGGAACTATTCCTGCGAGGCTGAGAACGGTGTCTCCAGAGAGAGGAGTGAGCCCAAGAAGCTCTCTCTGAAGG GGCCCCTTCCATCCCAGATaccacccccagctccaggtgGAGAGCAGTGCCCACTATATGCCAATG TGCAAcaccagaaagagaaagatgaaggtaTTGTCTACTCTGTGGTGCATAGAACCTCAAAGAGGAGTGAGG CCAGGCCTGCTGAGTTCGCCGCGGAGAGAAAG GACAGTCCTATCATCTATGCAGAGGTGAGATGCCTGCAGCCCAGTGAGGTTTCATCCAAGGAGGTGAATATAAGAAGCACCCTCCAAGAATCCCTTGGCGACTGTGAGGAAGTTCTCTGCTAG
- the FCRL6 gene encoding Fc receptor-like protein 6 isoform X7 — translation MNVAIFRTGPMLLWTAVLLFVPCVGKTAWLYLQAWPNPVFEGDALTLQCQGWKNTPLSQVKFYRDGKFLHSPKKTQTLSMEAATVQSSGQYSCTGQVMYIPQIFTLTSETVMVQVQELFPPPVLSASPSPEPREGSLVTLRCQTKLHPLRSTLRLLFSFHKDSHTLQDRGPHPELCIPGVKEGDSGLYWCEVALKGGQVQKQSPQLGVRVQAPVSCPVLTLHHGPTDPAVGDMVQLLCEAQRGSPPILYLFYLDEKIVGNHSAPCGGNASLLFPVKSEQDAGNYSCEAENGVSRERSEPKKLSLKGSQVLSIPTSSNWLVPWLPVSLLGMMVIAAALLVYLRPWRKAGPLPSQIPPPAPGGEQCPLYANGHLWHEVGESAGSYLSLIPSFSATPERER, via the exons ATGAATGTTGCCATCTTTAG GACAGGCCCCATGCTACTTTGGACGGCTGTGCTGCTCTTTG TTCcctgtgttgggaaaactg CCTGGCTGTACCTCCAAGCCTGGCCAAACCCTGTGTTTGAAGGAGATGCCCTGACTCTGCAATGTCAGGGATGGAAGAATACACCACTGTCTCAGGTGAAGTTCTACAGAGATGGAAAATTCCTTCATTCCCCTAAGAAAACCCAGACTCTGTCCATGGAAGCAGCAACAGTGCAGAGCAGTGGCCAGTACAGCTGCACTGGGCAGGTGATGTATATTCCACAGATATTCACACTAACTTCAGAAACTGTCATGGTTCAAGTCCAAG AGCTGTTCCCACCTCCTGTGCTGAGTGCCTCCCCCTCTCCTGAGCCCCGAGAGGGTAGCCTGGTGACCCTGAGATGTCAGACAAAGCTGCATCCCCTGAGGTCAACCTTGAggctccttttctccttccacaAGGACAGCCACACCTTGCAAGACAGGGGCCCTCATCCAGAACTCTGCATCCCAGGAGTCAAGGAGGGAGACTCCGGGCTTTACTGGTGTGAGGTGGCCCTCAAGGGTGGCCAGGTCCAGAAGCAGAGCCCCCAGCTGGGGGTCAGAGTGCAGG CTCCTGTGTCCTGTCCTGTGCTCACTCTGCACCACGGACCCACTGACCCTGCTGTGGGGGACATGGTGCAGCTCCTCTGTGAGGCCCAGAGGGGCTCCCCTCCAATCCTGTACTTGTTCTACCTTGATGAGAAGATTGTGGGGAACCACTCAGCTCCCTGTGGTGGAAatgcctccctcctcttcccagtGAAGTCAGAGCAGGATGCTGGGAACTATTCCTGCGAGGCTGAGAACGGTGTCTCCAGAGAGAGGAGTGAGCCCAAGAAGCTCTCTCTGAAGG GTTCTCAAGTCTtgtccattcccaccagcagcaacTGGCTGGTTCCTTGGCTGCCTGTGAGCCTGCTTGGCATGATGGTCATTGCTGCTGCACTTCTGGTTTATTTGAGACCCTGGAGAAAAGCTG GGCCCCTTCCATCCCAGATaccacccccagctccaggtgGAGAGCAGTGCCCACTATATGCCAATG GACACTTATGGCATGAGGTGGGAGAGTCAGCTGGATCCTATTTAAGCCTCATTCCTTCTTTCAGTGCAAcaccagaaagagaaagatga
- the FCRL6 gene encoding Fc receptor-like protein 6 isoform X4, which yields MLPSLVPCVGKTAWLYLQAWPNPVFEGDALTLQCQGWKNTPLSQVKFYRDGKFLHSPKKTQTLSMEAATVQSSGQYSCTGQVMYIPQIFTLTSETVMVQVQELFPPPVLSASPSPEPREGSLVTLRCQTKLHPLRSTLRLLFSFHKDSHTLQDRGPHPELCIPGVKEGDSGLYWCEVALKGGQVQKQSPQLGVRVQAPVSCPVLTLHHGPTDPAVGDMVQLLCEAQRGSPPILYLFYLDEKIVGNHSAPCGGNASLLFPVKSEQDAGNYSCEAENGVSRERSEPKKLSLKGSQVLSIPTSSNWLVPWLPVSLLGMMVIAAALLVYLRPWRKAGPLPSQIPPPAPGGEQCPLYANVQHQKEKDEGIVYSVVHRTSKRSEARPAEFAAERKDSPIIYAEVRCLQPSEVSSKEVNIRSTLQESLGDCEEVLC from the exons ATGTTGCCATCTTTAG TTCcctgtgttgggaaaactg CCTGGCTGTACCTCCAAGCCTGGCCAAACCCTGTGTTTGAAGGAGATGCCCTGACTCTGCAATGTCAGGGATGGAAGAATACACCACTGTCTCAGGTGAAGTTCTACAGAGATGGAAAATTCCTTCATTCCCCTAAGAAAACCCAGACTCTGTCCATGGAAGCAGCAACAGTGCAGAGCAGTGGCCAGTACAGCTGCACTGGGCAGGTGATGTATATTCCACAGATATTCACACTAACTTCAGAAACTGTCATGGTTCAAGTCCAAG AGCTGTTCCCACCTCCTGTGCTGAGTGCCTCCCCCTCTCCTGAGCCCCGAGAGGGTAGCCTGGTGACCCTGAGATGTCAGACAAAGCTGCATCCCCTGAGGTCAACCTTGAggctccttttctccttccacaAGGACAGCCACACCTTGCAAGACAGGGGCCCTCATCCAGAACTCTGCATCCCAGGAGTCAAGGAGGGAGACTCCGGGCTTTACTGGTGTGAGGTGGCCCTCAAGGGTGGCCAGGTCCAGAAGCAGAGCCCCCAGCTGGGGGTCAGAGTGCAGG CTCCTGTGTCCTGTCCTGTGCTCACTCTGCACCACGGACCCACTGACCCTGCTGTGGGGGACATGGTGCAGCTCCTCTGTGAGGCCCAGAGGGGCTCCCCTCCAATCCTGTACTTGTTCTACCTTGATGAGAAGATTGTGGGGAACCACTCAGCTCCCTGTGGTGGAAatgcctccctcctcttcccagtGAAGTCAGAGCAGGATGCTGGGAACTATTCCTGCGAGGCTGAGAACGGTGTCTCCAGAGAGAGGAGTGAGCCCAAGAAGCTCTCTCTGAAGG GTTCTCAAGTCTtgtccattcccaccagcagcaacTGGCTGGTTCCTTGGCTGCCTGTGAGCCTGCTTGGCATGATGGTCATTGCTGCTGCACTTCTGGTTTATTTGAGACCCTGGAGAAAAGCTG GGCCCCTTCCATCCCAGATaccacccccagctccaggtgGAGAGCAGTGCCCACTATATGCCAATG TGCAAcaccagaaagagaaagatgaaggtaTTGTCTACTCTGTGGTGCATAGAACCTCAAAGAGGAGTGAGG CCAGGCCTGCTGAGTTCGCCGCGGAGAGAAAG GACAGTCCTATCATCTATGCAGAGGTGAGATGCCTGCAGCCCAGTGAGGTTTCATCCAAGGAGGTGAATATAAGAAGCACCCTCCAAGAATCCCTTGGCGACTGTGAGGAAGTTCTCTGCTAG
- the FCRL6 gene encoding Fc receptor-like protein 6 isoform X1 yields the protein MNVAIFRTGPMLLWTAVLLFVPCVGKTAWLYLQAWPNPVFEGDALTLQCQGWKNTPLSQVKFYRDGKFLHSPKKTQTLSMEAATVQSSGQYSCTGQVMYIPQIFTLTSETVMVQVQELFPPPVLSASPSPEPREGSLVTLRCQTKLHPLRSTLRLLFSFHKDSHTLQDRGPHPELCIPGVKEGDSGLYWCEVALKGGQVQKQSPQLGVRVQAPVSCPVLTLHHGPTDPAVGDMVQLLCEAQRGSPPILYLFYLDEKIVGNHSAPCGGNASLLFPVKSEQDAGNYSCEAENGVSRERSEPKKLSLKGSQVLSIPTSSNWLVPWLPVSLLGMMVIAAALLVYLRPWRKAGPLPSQIPPPAPGGEQCPLYANVQHQKEKDEGIVYSVVHRTSKRSEARPAEFAAERKDSPIIYAEVRCLQPSEVSSKEVNIRSTLQESLGDCEEVLC from the exons ATGAATGTTGCCATCTTTAG GACAGGCCCCATGCTACTTTGGACGGCTGTGCTGCTCTTTG TTCcctgtgttgggaaaactg CCTGGCTGTACCTCCAAGCCTGGCCAAACCCTGTGTTTGAAGGAGATGCCCTGACTCTGCAATGTCAGGGATGGAAGAATACACCACTGTCTCAGGTGAAGTTCTACAGAGATGGAAAATTCCTTCATTCCCCTAAGAAAACCCAGACTCTGTCCATGGAAGCAGCAACAGTGCAGAGCAGTGGCCAGTACAGCTGCACTGGGCAGGTGATGTATATTCCACAGATATTCACACTAACTTCAGAAACTGTCATGGTTCAAGTCCAAG AGCTGTTCCCACCTCCTGTGCTGAGTGCCTCCCCCTCTCCTGAGCCCCGAGAGGGTAGCCTGGTGACCCTGAGATGTCAGACAAAGCTGCATCCCCTGAGGTCAACCTTGAggctccttttctccttccacaAGGACAGCCACACCTTGCAAGACAGGGGCCCTCATCCAGAACTCTGCATCCCAGGAGTCAAGGAGGGAGACTCCGGGCTTTACTGGTGTGAGGTGGCCCTCAAGGGTGGCCAGGTCCAGAAGCAGAGCCCCCAGCTGGGGGTCAGAGTGCAGG CTCCTGTGTCCTGTCCTGTGCTCACTCTGCACCACGGACCCACTGACCCTGCTGTGGGGGACATGGTGCAGCTCCTCTGTGAGGCCCAGAGGGGCTCCCCTCCAATCCTGTACTTGTTCTACCTTGATGAGAAGATTGTGGGGAACCACTCAGCTCCCTGTGGTGGAAatgcctccctcctcttcccagtGAAGTCAGAGCAGGATGCTGGGAACTATTCCTGCGAGGCTGAGAACGGTGTCTCCAGAGAGAGGAGTGAGCCCAAGAAGCTCTCTCTGAAGG GTTCTCAAGTCTtgtccattcccaccagcagcaacTGGCTGGTTCCTTGGCTGCCTGTGAGCCTGCTTGGCATGATGGTCATTGCTGCTGCACTTCTGGTTTATTTGAGACCCTGGAGAAAAGCTG GGCCCCTTCCATCCCAGATaccacccccagctccaggtgGAGAGCAGTGCCCACTATATGCCAATG TGCAAcaccagaaagagaaagatgaaggtaTTGTCTACTCTGTGGTGCATAGAACCTCAAAGAGGAGTGAGG CCAGGCCTGCTGAGTTCGCCGCGGAGAGAAAG GACAGTCCTATCATCTATGCAGAGGTGAGATGCCTGCAGCCCAGTGAGGTTTCATCCAAGGAGGTGAATATAAGAAGCACCCTCCAAGAATCCCTTGGCGACTGTGAGGAAGTTCTCTGCTAG